The Notoacmeibacter ruber DNA segment GAAGACCTCGCCGTGCTGATAGGGACTCATCGTACCCGGATCGACGTTCAGATAAGGGTCGAGCTTGCGAATGCGGACTCTGTAGCCACGCGCCTGGAGAAGCGCTGCCAAAGCAGCCGCTGCTATACCTTTTCCAAGCGAGGAGACCACGCCGCCAGTGATGAAAATATACCGCGCCATGGGTTTATGGGTCTAACTCGTTCGTTGCGATTCCGAAAGAGCTCAATCGCTGCTTCACACATCTTTGCGCGGCAGCGATGGCCAAAGTGAAATACGGCATGGCCGCAAACCGGACGGACCGGCCAAGAAGTCGAATTTCCTACGAACCCGCCGTATAAAAACGGACAGAGATACGCCCTATCCGCCTGATGGCACCGAAGGCTCGTTATCCGCGGGTGCAGCAGGTTCCGCAGCCGGGGCCGGAGCGTCGGTCCCGCCAGCCGGCGCCGCATCGCCACCAGGAACGGAGGTATCGGGCGCGGCCGGCTGATCGTCGGCTGGGCTGGAAACGCCTCCCCCCAGCTGATCGAGAAGGTTGCCGCCCTCCTCGGTCGTCTGGCTCTGCGGGATCTGGTCCAGAATATCGGTTGGCCGCTCGCCATAGCGGGCCAGAAGGGACAGCCCTAGCGAGGTCGCGAAGAAAAGCGCAGCCAAAATGGCCGTGGTCCGCGTCAGCGTATTTGCGGTTCCCCGGGCGCTCATGAAGCCGGATCCGCCGCCAATACCGAGTCCACCGCCCTCCGACCGCTGGATCAGCACGATCCCGCATAGGGCGACGACGATGATGAGATGAATGACGATAAGGACCGTAGACATGAGATTCCGCTATTGATGTTGGCACAGGCCGCGCCTGAGCGCCGCGCTTCTAGCGCC contains these protein-coding regions:
- the secG gene encoding preprotein translocase subunit SecG, giving the protein MSTVLIVIHLIIVVALCGIVLIQRSEGGGLGIGGGSGFMSARGTANTLTRTTAILAALFFATSLGLSLLARYGERPTDILDQIPQSQTTEEGGNLLDQLGGGVSSPADDQPAAPDTSVPGGDAAPAGGTDAPAPAAEPAAPADNEPSVPSGG